A window of the Nitrospirota bacterium genome harbors these coding sequences:
- a CDS encoding protein kinase, with product MPKTIDHYKILGLIHHGAMGSIYKAEDTRTGKIVALKIPCNEFGMDTVCFDAYRIEKGIWKRLDDPRFIKFYEVEPKTNHYIVMEYVEGKDLRSLFRGRPLPFDRVREIFVEICKAVVFFQNKGIVHFDLKPENVMLPEAGGIKIVDFGLACIIGEQDIITEKHIGPKGTPEYISPEQVLGIRCDPRSDIYAVGVMLYEALTGRLPFSGKGTALAKKKLSEGPIPPKAFMPDFSPHLQEIILKALEPNPNNRYQKIEDLCNDLQEPSKVLLTERAHRTKSSISREDILSLEGLGEVRAKTPFIKKYRILAAFFDGRPQQRVLSEIVSLARERDAVVDIVLITQGIMDIEYREGEIEDVIAYLKSELLFDNEWVLEFFGNNGIEATLDVIAGDPESEILRMADKKKVDLIVTSERERGRLSKVLFRSMSARIADKAPCSVLVIK from the coding sequence ATGCCAAAGACTATAGACCATTATAAAATCCTTGGCCTTATTCACCACGGGGCTATGGGCTCTATCTATAAGGCAGAGGATACACGCACTGGCAAGATCGTTGCCCTCAAGATCCCCTGTAATGAGTTCGGAATGGACACGGTCTGTTTTGATGCTTACAGGATTGAGAAAGGCATCTGGAAAAGGCTTGATGATCCGAGGTTCATAAAATTTTATGAAGTAGAACCCAAAACCAATCACTACATAGTCATGGAATATGTTGAAGGGAAAGACCTCAGGAGCCTTTTTCGCGGAAGACCATTGCCTTTTGATAGAGTACGTGAGATATTCGTAGAGATCTGTAAAGCCGTTGTTTTTTTTCAAAACAAGGGGATTGTCCATTTTGACCTTAAACCAGAAAATGTCATGCTCCCTGAAGCAGGAGGCATAAAAATCGTTGACTTCGGCCTTGCCTGTATTATCGGAGAGCAGGACATCATAACAGAAAAACATATCGGCCCCAAAGGAACTCCTGAATATATCTCTCCTGAGCAGGTTTTAGGGATCAGGTGTGACCCGAGGAGTGACATATACGCTGTTGGGGTTATGCTCTATGAGGCTTTAACGGGAAGGCTGCCATTTTCAGGGAAAGGAACTGCCTTAGCAAAAAAGAAACTCTCTGAAGGGCCGATACCACCTAAGGCATTTATGCCAGATTTCTCCCCGCATCTGCAGGAGATAATCTTAAAGGCCTTAGAGCCAAATCCCAATAATAGATACCAGAAGATAGAAGATTTATGTAATGACCTGCAAGAGCCATCGAAGGTGTTACTTACCGAGCGGGCACACAGGACAAAGTCCTCTATCTCAAGGGAAGATATTTTGAGCCTTGAGGGCCTTGGAGAAGTAAGAGCCAAAACCCCATTTATTAAAAAATATCGTATCCTGGCTGCTTTTTTTGATGGGAGGCCTCAACAGAGGGTGCTTAGTGAAATAGTATCCCTTGCCAGAGAGAGAGATGCTGTGGTGGATATTGTCCTGATAACCCAGGGAATTATGGATATCGAATATAGAGAGGGCGAGATAGAGGATGTGATAGCTTATTTGAAGTCTGAGTTGTTGTTCGACAATGAATGGGTTCTGGAGTTCTTCGGAAACAACGGGATAGAGGCAACCCTCGATGTCATAGCAGGAGACCCGGAATCAGAGATCCTCAGGATGGCCGATAAAAAGAAGGTCGACCTCATAGTAACATCAGAGAGGGAGAGGGGCAGACTTTCAAAAGTACTTTTCAGAAGCATGTCAGCCAGGATTGCCGATAAGGCTCCATGCAGTGTCCTTGTGATTAAATAA
- a CDS encoding threonylcarbamoyl-AMP synthase, which produces MLISLKECGLDAAIEKAVDVLIKGGIIAYPTETFYGLGVRAMDKESLQRLIEIKGRPQDKPIPLIVGSLEVLKTIVEEIPLEAEKLIKEFWPGPLTIVFKAKLLLPDLLTARTGKIAVRIPGESFALFLSKKIDFPITATSANPSGARPPEVADEVSRYFGDKIDLIVDGGKTPIGKPSTIIDVTVKPWRLLREGAIAFVLKCQRL; this is translated from the coding sequence ATGCTAATTTCATTAAAAGAATGTGGCCTTGATGCGGCTATAGAAAAAGCCGTGGATGTGCTCATAAAAGGCGGTATAATAGCCTATCCCACAGAGACCTTTTATGGACTTGGTGTCAGGGCAATGGATAAAGAGTCATTACAAAGGCTAATTGAAATAAAAGGACGTCCGCAGGATAAACCAATCCCATTAATTGTTGGTAGCCTGGAGGTACTTAAAACCATTGTAGAAGAAATACCTTTGGAGGCTGAAAAGCTCATTAAAGAATTCTGGCCAGGCCCTCTCACCATTGTCTTTAAAGCAAAGCTATTACTCCCTGACCTCCTTACCGCACGAACTGGAAAGATTGCAGTGAGAATCCCTGGCGAGAGCTTTGCCCTTTTTCTTTCAAAAAAGATAGACTTCCCTATAACTGCTACAAGCGCCAACCCTTCAGGAGCCCGGCCACCTGAAGTTGCAGATGAAGTGAGCCGCTATTTTGGAGATAAGATAGATTTGATTGTAGACGGAGGCAAGACCCCTATCGGAAAACCATCGACTATTATTGATGTAACAGTTAAACCATGGCGGCTCTTAAGAGAGGGCGCCATTGCTTTTGTTTTAAAATGCCAAAGACTATAG
- a CDS encoding TetR/AcrR family transcriptional regulator: protein MNYRSDKEGSKDRILKVALDLFSTKGYAGTKMIEIASRVGMSVGALYLRFKSKEDLYLELIKDQTKDFTRLTKSLQSEEPVRALKSYIELNLKYALKKRRLISLLLREHSLPFIRPLRKDFFETQGKLIEGLLVSGIKTGVFKPLNTRHTSSLIFASIRGAILLKLTFGAGDLKVLGDSLFQLIFNGIKK from the coding sequence ATGAATTACCGTTCAGATAAAGAAGGGTCTAAAGACAGGATATTAAAGGTCGCCCTCGATTTATTTTCCACGAAGGGTTATGCAGGCACTAAAATGATTGAAATCGCCAGCAGGGTTGGGATGAGTGTCGGCGCCCTTTACCTCAGATTCAAGAGCAAAGAAGATCTTTATCTGGAGTTAATCAAAGACCAGACAAAAGATTTCACCAGGCTTACCAAAAGTCTCCAGAGCGAAGAACCTGTAAGGGCATTGAAATCCTATATAGAGCTTAACCTCAAATATGCCTTAAAGAAAAGGCGGTTGATTTCCCTTCTCCTCAGAGAACATAGCCTGCCATTTATTAGACCGCTGAGAAAAGATTTTTTTGAAACGCAGGGGAAATTAATAGAGGGGCTACTTGTTTCCGGGATTAAGACAGGTGTGTTCAAACCATTGAATACCAGGCATACATCATCTCTGATTTTTGCGAGTATAAGAGGTGCGATACTTTTAAAACTCACATTCGGGGCCGGCGATTTAAAAGTTTTAGGTGATTCTCTTTTTCAATTGATTTTCAACGGGATAAAAAAATGA
- a CDS encoding TolC family protein, whose product MIKRKTGLFFVLFLVFFPPYNLFAEEYSLDDLYRIALERAERIKLSEEDLYIAERGKDKAVSALLPKLSAFGNYTKYSEDKRSSTGSVIQPDDSTSWGLRLDQSLSISGRELTAFKISKGNIEKNRYDLYAVREAYLFNVASAYYDVLRAKKAVDIAKANVERLTKHRDAAAIRLKVGEVTKTALLRAEAELSGAQSELIRAENNLKLAKAILARVVGIEGEYDVRESLQSSVGSPQSFDFSFLTADCRLSTGDCFKQTAFKERAEVRSGEIQKRIAEDQVRYTKGAYWPTLSIEGVYSRKDEEPASAFLNKESIYGGLRLNFPFFEGGLRKAEVREAEAKQRQSELLYEDLKKTISIEVDNAYLDLTTQKGILKSLEDQLAFARDNYNAISKQFEFGLANSIDVMDANTLLVTAERQFSDAMYNYQLSILRLQRTTGTLLKTVISQQSPVARDLKEK is encoded by the coding sequence ATGATTAAGAGGAAAACAGGTTTATTTTTTGTCCTATTTCTGGTTTTCTTTCCACCGTATAACCTTTTTGCAGAAGAGTATTCCCTCGATGACCTTTACAGGATTGCCCTTGAGCGCGCTGAAAGGATAAAGCTATCAGAGGAAGACCTCTATATTGCAGAAAGGGGCAAAGACAAGGCTGTATCAGCACTGCTTCCCAAACTTTCTGCATTTGGGAATTATACGAAATACAGCGAAGACAAGCGCTCATCTACAGGTTCCGTCATTCAGCCTGATGATTCCACATCATGGGGCTTAAGGCTTGACCAGTCACTCTCTATAAGCGGCAGGGAGCTTACTGCCTTTAAGATCTCAAAAGGAAATATTGAAAAAAACAGATATGACCTCTATGCAGTGAGAGAAGCCTATCTTTTCAATGTTGCCTCAGCCTATTATGATGTCCTGAGGGCAAAAAAGGCTGTTGATATTGCAAAGGCAAATGTTGAAAGGCTCACAAAGCACAGAGATGCTGCTGCCATAAGACTAAAGGTTGGTGAGGTGACAAAGACCGCACTCCTCAGGGCAGAAGCAGAACTGTCAGGGGCACAATCAGAACTGATACGGGCAGAAAATAATCTTAAGTTGGCAAAGGCCATCCTCGCAAGGGTTGTGGGAATAGAGGGCGAATATGATGTCAGAGAGAGTCTTCAGTCCTCAGTCGGCAGTCCTCAGTCTTTTGATTTTAGTTTTTTGACTGCCGACTGCCGACTATCGACTGGTGACTGTTTTAAACAGACCGCCTTTAAGGAAAGGGCGGAAGTAAGGTCTGGTGAAATCCAGAAAAGAATTGCAGAGGACCAGGTCAGATATACAAAGGGTGCATACTGGCCAACACTTTCCATTGAAGGTGTATATTCAAGAAAGGACGAGGAACCTGCGTCTGCTTTTCTTAATAAGGAAAGCATTTACGGTGGTCTCAGGTTAAACTTCCCATTCTTTGAAGGAGGCTTGAGAAAGGCAGAGGTGCGTGAGGCAGAGGCAAAACAGAGGCAATCTGAACTTCTTTATGAAGATTTAAAGAAGACGATAAGTATAGAGGTTGACAACGCTTATCTCGATTTAACGACTCAAAAGGGAATTTTAAAATCCCTCGAAGACCAGCTTGCATTTGCCAGAGATAATTATAATGCCATCTCAAAACAATTTGAATTCGGCCTCGCAAATAGCATAGATGTCATGGACGCTAATACACTCCTTGTTACAGCAGAAAGGCAATTTTCGGATGCAATGTATAACTATCAACTGTCTATTCTGAGACTACAGAGGACAACAGGAACACTCCTGAAAACAGTCATCAGTCAACAGTCACCAGTCGCTAGAGACCTGAAAGAAAAATAG
- the purH gene encoding bifunctional phosphoribosylaminoimidazolecarboxamide formyltransferase/IMP cyclohydrolase: MRKIERALISVSNKQGIVEFARGLRALGIQILSTGGTAKTLRDAGIDIKDVSEYTGFPELLHGRLKTLHPKIHGGLLWRRDNPEDEKEIKAHAIGSIDLVVVNLYPFEETVSKTDVTFDEAIENIDIGGPTMLRAASKNFRDVTVIVDPEDYTSVLKEIKNSQGGVSYQTKFYLAQKVFEHTARYDTLIANYLKGIGTQASQGFPEYLNQSFTKVSDLRYGENPHQRAAIYREPLYKGLSIVDARLLQGKEMSYNNYLDANSALELVREFKEAAAVIIKHNNPCGVAIADNLLDAYKKAYKVDPLSAFGGVIALNREVDGETAQEIITLFVELVLAPNFSRESLEIFKKKPNIRLLELDLNKKPDGFDMRRILGGVLAQEKDLIMVEDFKALKVVTKRRPAGEELSALSFAWKVSKHVKSNAIVYATKDQVLGIGVGQTSRVDSAKTGAMKALSSLKGAVVASDGFFPHRDGIDAIAKLGITAVIQPGGSIKDDDVIAAADEHNMSMIFTGIRHFKH, from the coding sequence TGAGTTTGCCAGAGGTCTCAGAGCCCTCGGTATTCAGATTCTTTCAACAGGAGGGACTGCAAAGACCCTCAGGGACGCTGGAATTGATATAAAAGACGTGTCAGAATATACAGGATTTCCAGAACTCCTTCATGGACGACTAAAGACCCTGCATCCCAAGATTCACGGCGGCCTTCTCTGGAGGAGGGACAATCCCGAAGACGAAAAAGAGATAAAGGCGCATGCAATTGGGTCTATAGATTTAGTTGTTGTGAATCTTTATCCATTTGAAGAGACGGTTTCAAAGACAGATGTGACCTTTGATGAGGCCATTGAGAACATAGACATCGGAGGGCCAACAATGCTGAGGGCAGCATCAAAAAACTTCAGGGATGTCACGGTAATAGTTGACCCGGAAGACTACACGAGTGTTCTAAAAGAGATTAAAAACTCTCAGGGCGGGGTAAGTTATCAGACAAAATTTTACCTTGCGCAGAAAGTATTTGAGCATACTGCCAGATACGATACCCTTATAGCCAACTATCTTAAAGGCATAGGGACGCAAGCTTCTCAGGGTTTTCCAGAATATCTAAACCAGAGCTTCACAAAAGTTTCGGATTTAAGATATGGTGAAAATCCACACCAGCGAGCGGCCATTTACAGGGAGCCACTTTATAAAGGGCTTTCAATTGTAGATGCCAGGCTCCTTCAGGGCAAAGAGATGTCATACAACAATTACCTTGATGCAAACTCAGCCCTTGAACTTGTAAGAGAATTTAAAGAGGCGGCAGCCGTGATAATAAAGCATAATAATCCCTGTGGAGTTGCGATTGCTGACAATCTCCTTGATGCCTATAAAAAGGCATACAAGGTTGACCCCCTGTCTGCCTTTGGTGGTGTTATTGCGCTAAACAGAGAGGTGGATGGTGAAACTGCTCAGGAGATAATCACCCTTTTTGTTGAGCTTGTCCTTGCCCCTAACTTTAGCAGAGAGTCACTTGAGATCTTCAAAAAGAAACCGAATATCAGGCTCCTCGAACTTGACCTGAATAAAAAACCCGACGGCTTTGATATGAGGCGAATCCTCGGTGGAGTCCTTGCTCAAGAAAAAGACCTGATTATGGTAGAGGATTTCAAGGCACTGAAGGTTGTGACAAAGAGAAGGCCTGCAGGTGAAGAGCTTTCTGCCCTGAGCTTTGCGTGGAAGGTCTCTAAACATGTAAAGTCCAATGCCATAGTCTATGCAACAAAAGACCAGGTATTAGGCATCGGTGTAGGGCAGACGAGCAGGGTTGATTCAGCAAAAACAGGAGCGATGAAGGCACTGTCTTCCCTCAAAGGAGCTGTCGTTGCATCAGATGGATTTTTCCCCCACAGGGATGGCATTGATGCGATAGCCAAACTGGGGATTACTGCTGTCATACAGCCAGGCGGCTCAATAAAAGATGACGATGTGATAGCAGCAGCAGATGAACATAACATGTCCATGATTTTCACAGGCATAAGGCACTTCAAACACTGA